Proteins co-encoded in one Clarias gariepinus isolate MV-2021 ecotype Netherlands chromosome 13, CGAR_prim_01v2, whole genome shotgun sequence genomic window:
- the slc4a1ap gene encoding kanadaptin: MADTADGASEPETCFSTENKSEMETETSSLGENCETKEENTNTSEEPFKKPDILALKKSKGVQKLAPESSDVREPSKEPAVNRDQSLKHDAEGLHQSPEPKKKQILHATAPKPDIRSQKPAKAPPSGKFPPLPYSEPPWAGVPDVPYTFELLKNGSILDTVALSQQSYFVVGRLPVCDISLEHPSISRYHAVVQYRGEPGDTGALGEELGFYVYDLGSTHGTFVNKNKIPPKTYLRLHVGHVVKFGGSTRLFILQGPESDEEVESEFTVTELRERARKQREELEKRMMGGGSDDDDDDDDDGDDKNKEEKNGEKAAHKKSAEDSGCSWGMGDDAAPEEDENEENPFATEFQEDQEAAYLKDPKKALQGFYDREGEELEFEYDDKGHGTWLCRIKLPVDDAKGRQLIAEVTHVGRKKEAAVQCCLEACRMLEARGLLRQEAVSRKRKKKNWEDDDYYDSDDDSFLDRTGTVERKRTERMKKAGKIQERPDTYDSLVAKLAEVEKELAETERTLSSSGKEGSSSATQDPLDEFMSCVRNQAAVDVVQRKKLHLHVAELKKEEQRLRKLIDLTRPTQLPSLQSGPGNQSSDPDKPRTLALPLFGAMKGGRKFKLKTGTIGKLPVKKPNLPPELFNMKELPPGGEEEEEEEEEEEQEEGKGKAYEMDEEGEDEEKESTAAAEMGEMEHVDPSSAGELPEETCSQSPGEKTQDSDRQKVKRILAHGQEKVKSVSSRGDSPSATREESQPPLKKSGKVIGPSRPPGTTSKQYPEDDPDYCVWVPPAGQTGDGRTHLNDKYGY, encoded by the exons ATGGCGGACACCGCGGACGGAGCGTCGGAACCGGAGACCTGTTTCagcacagaaaataaatccgAAATGGAGACAGAAACATCGTCGCTGGGTGAAAACTGTGAGACTAAAGAGGAGAACACAAACACCAGCGAGGAGCCTTTTAAGAAGCCGGACATTTTAGCGTTAAAGAAGAGCAAAGGTGTGCAGAAATTGGCACCTGAGTCATCAGATGTTCGAGAACCTTCTAAGGAACCCGCAGTAAACCGCGACCAGTCTCTTAAACACGACGCTGAAGGTCTGCATCAGTCTCCTGAGCCAAAAAAGAAACAGATCCTCCATGCAACAGCACCTAAACCCGACATCAGGTCCCAGAAACCAGCCAAAGCGCCCCCTAGTGGTAAATTCCCTCCTCTTCCATACTCCGAGCCTCCCTGGGCTGGGGTTCCTGATGTCCCTTACACCTTCGAGCTGCTCAAGAACGGTTCCATCCTGGACACCGTGGCCCTCAGTCAGCAGAGTTACTTCGTGGTGGGACGCCTGCCTGTGTGCGACATCTCTCTGGAGCATCCCTCCATATCGCGGTACCATGCCGTGGTGCAGTATCGTGGAGAACCAGGGGACACCGGGGCCCTAGGAGAGGAGCTCGGGTTCTACGTGTACGACCTGGGCAGTACTCACGGCACCTTTGTGAACAAGAACAAGATCCCTCCTAAAACGTACCTGAGGCTGCACGTCGGCCACGTGGTGAAGTTCGGAGGAAGCACGAGACTCTTTATCCTCCAG GGTCCTGAATCAGATGAAGAGGTCGAGTCAGAGTTTACGGTTACAGAGCTGAGAGAGCGGGCGAGAAAGCAGCGAGAAGAGCTAGAGAagaggatgatgggaggtgGTTCAGACGACGACGACGATGATGACGACGATGGTGATGATAAGAACAAGGAGGAGAAGAACGGAGAGAAGGCTGCTCATAAAAAAAGTGCAGAAGACAGTGGCTGCTCGTGGGGAATGG GAGACGATGCAGCTCCAGAGGAGGATGAGAATGAGGAGAATCCGTTTGCCACAGAGTTTCAAGAGGATCAGGAAGCAGCCTACCTGAAAGATCCTAAAAAAGCCCTGCAAGGGTTCTATGATCGAGAAG GAGAAGAACTAGAATTTGAATATGATGACAAAGGACACGGCACCTGGCTCTGCAGAATCAA gttGCCGGTGGACGATGCGAAGGGCAGGCAGCTAATCGCTGAAGTCACACACGTGGGTAGAAAGAAGGAGGCGGCCGTACAGTGCTGTTTGGAGGCGTGTCGCATGCTGGAGGCCCGAGGTCTGCTGAGGCAGGAGGCAG TCTCTCGCAAGcgcaaaaagaaaaactgggAAGACGACGACTATTACGACAGCGACGATGACTCTTTCCTGGACCGGACGGGTACTGTTGAGAGGAAGAGGACGGAGCGCATGAAGAAAGCTGGCAAGATCCAGGAGAGACCTGACACATATGACTCTCTG gttgCTAAGCTTGCTGAGGTGGAAAAAGAGCTCGCTGAAACTGAAAGAACACTGAGTTCTTCTGGGAAAG AGGGCTCGAGCTCGGCCACACAGGACCCTCTGGATGAGTTCATGAGCTGCGTGCGAAATCAAGCCGCTGTAGACGTGGTGCAGAGGAAGAAGCTGCATCTGCACGTGGCCGAGCTGAAGAAGGAGGAGCAGCGACTGCGGAAACTCATCGACTTAACCAGACCTACGCAGCTGCCCTCACTACAGAGCGG TCCTGGCAACCAATCATCTGACCCTGACAAGCCCAGGACGTTAGCCCTGCCTTTGTTCGGTGCTATGAAAGGTGGCAGAAAATTTAAACTGAAAACAGGGACCATAGGG AAGTTGCCTGTGAAAAAGCCCAACCTGCCTCCTGAGCTCTTTAACATGAAGGAACTACCGCctggaggagaggaggaagaagaggaggaggaggaggaggagcaagAGGAAGGAAAGGGAAAGGCATATGAAATGGACGAAGAGGGTGAAGATGAGGAGAAAGAGAGCACAGCTGCCGCAGAGATGGGTGAGATGGAACATGTGGATCCCTCCAGTGCTGGAGAACTTCCAGAAGAAACCTGTTCACAGAGCCCTGGAG agAAAACGCAGGACTCGGACAGACAAAAAGTGAAGAGGATTTTAGCACACGGACAAGAGAAGGTTAAATCAGTTAGCTCTAGAGGAGACTCGCCGTCCGCAACTCGAG AGGAAAGCCAACCTCCTCTGAAAAAGAGTGGGAAGGTGATCGGTCCCAGCAGG CCACCAGGCACCACGTCTAAACAGTACCCCGAGGACGACCCTGATTACTGCGTCTGGGTGCCTCCAGCAG
- the supt7l gene encoding STAGA complex 65 subunit gamma isoform X1 yields MTQVISIDSGSIGTRSILKMIRYWGELPVASVPPGRSSFDLLQREFRQVEMQDPPLHQPSARRPRPTTMLDVPSEPCSLTIHTVQLCQHARRLRGLITSAQPGQHPAGAGSETQGFLKVEETDSLPPRPVTPAAPDDLLPLDSKTPHELFQLRHSDPESDFYKGEGEPVTELSWPSCRQLLYQSVATVLAHAGFESAMESVLETLTDLVHEHYLRLTRLLRVAVDREARLGSTPFPDVVEQVFHEVGVGSVLALQRFWQVRIKDYHSYMLQVSKELSDEYERLVNPEKALEDSKPLKVKEEPVNDLGFALNEDGEGELTSAEQAMSTGMLGISSDRLAAGLEDGHSPHTSGAAGNGSPLWQLQQVKMEPQDGEEGQVSGHGVLTSDVFEEGPMSTMSDAGTAPSAGGSDASYGSPSPESQIGTSPFNQRPKKRMRKV; encoded by the exons ATGACTCAG GTCATTTCTATTGACTCAGGAAGTATTGGCACCAGGTCAATATTGAAGATGATACGCTACTGGGGTGAGCTCCCCGTGGCCTCCGTCCCACCAGGCCGCAGCTCCTTCGATCTCCTGCAGCGAGAATTCCGTCAGGTCGAGATGCAAGACCCTCCTCTGCACCAGCCGTCAGCGCGGCGTCCCCGGCCCACGACCATGCTGGACGTTCCTTCCGAGCCCTGCAGCCTGACGATCCACACCGTGCAGCTGTGCCAGCATGCCCGCCGACTCCGCGGCCTCATCACGTCAGCGCAGCCGGGCCAGCACCCCGCGGGCGCTGGGTCCGAGACTCAGGGTTTTCTCAAAGTGGAAGAAACGGACTCGTTACCGCCGCGTCCTGTCACACCGGCAGCACCGGATGATCTCCTGCCTCTGGACAGCAAAACTCCTCATGAGCTGTTCCAGCTGCGGCACAGCGACCCCGAGAGTGACTTCTACAA GGGTGAAGGCGAGCCGGTGACAGAGTTGAGTTGGCCCTCATGCCGCCAGCTCCTGTACCAGTCGGTTGCCACGGTGTTGGCGCATGCAGGTTTCGAGTCGGCGATGGAGAGCGTGTTGGAGACCCTGACCGACCTGGTGCACGAGCATTACCTGCGTCTGACCCGGTTACTGCGCGTGGCCGTGGACCGCGAGGCCCGTCTTGGCTCCACCCCTTTTCCTGACGTGGTCGAGCAGGTCTTCCATGAGGTCGGCGTCGGCAGTGTGCTGGCTCTGCAGCGGTTCTGGCAGGTCCGCATTAAAGACTACCACAGCTACATGCTTCAG GTCAGCAAGGAGCTCTCAGACGAGTACGAGAGGTTGGTCAACCCCGAGAAAGCTCTGGAGGATTCCAAGCCACTTAAAGTCAAAGAGGAACCTGTGAATGATCTTGGCTTTGCTCTGAATGAGGACGGTGAGGGGGAGTTGACTTCAGCAGAGCAAGCAATGTCCACTGGCATGCTGGGAATCTCCAGTGACAGACTGGCTGCAGGATTGGAGGACGGACACTCGCCTCACACCTCAG GTGCAGCAGGAAATGGCTCCCCCTTGTGGCAGCTGCAGCAGGTAAAAATGGAGCCACAGGACGGTGAAGAGGGCCAGGTTTCAGGCCACGGCGTTCTCACGAGTGACGTCTTCGAGGAGGGTCCCATGTCCACCATGAGCGACGCCGGGACAGCCCCGTCTGCCGGCGGCTCGGACGCCAGCTACGGCTCTCCCTCTCCGGAGTCGCAGATCGGCACCTCGCCTTTCAACCAGCGGCCGAAGAAACGGATGCGCAAAGTGTAA
- the supt7l gene encoding STAGA complex 65 subunit gamma isoform X2 yields MIRYWGELPVASVPPGRSSFDLLQREFRQVEMQDPPLHQPSARRPRPTTMLDVPSEPCSLTIHTVQLCQHARRLRGLITSAQPGQHPAGAGSETQGFLKVEETDSLPPRPVTPAAPDDLLPLDSKTPHELFQLRHSDPESDFYKGEGEPVTELSWPSCRQLLYQSVATVLAHAGFESAMESVLETLTDLVHEHYLRLTRLLRVAVDREARLGSTPFPDVVEQVFHEVGVGSVLALQRFWQVRIKDYHSYMLQVSKELSDEYERLVNPEKALEDSKPLKVKEEPVNDLGFALNEDGEGELTSAEQAMSTGMLGISSDRLAAGLEDGHSPHTSGAAGNGSPLWQLQQVKMEPQDGEEGQVSGHGVLTSDVFEEGPMSTMSDAGTAPSAGGSDASYGSPSPESQIGTSPFNQRPKKRMRKV; encoded by the exons ATGATACGCTACTGGGGTGAGCTCCCCGTGGCCTCCGTCCCACCAGGCCGCAGCTCCTTCGATCTCCTGCAGCGAGAATTCCGTCAGGTCGAGATGCAAGACCCTCCTCTGCACCAGCCGTCAGCGCGGCGTCCCCGGCCCACGACCATGCTGGACGTTCCTTCCGAGCCCTGCAGCCTGACGATCCACACCGTGCAGCTGTGCCAGCATGCCCGCCGACTCCGCGGCCTCATCACGTCAGCGCAGCCGGGCCAGCACCCCGCGGGCGCTGGGTCCGAGACTCAGGGTTTTCTCAAAGTGGAAGAAACGGACTCGTTACCGCCGCGTCCTGTCACACCGGCAGCACCGGATGATCTCCTGCCTCTGGACAGCAAAACTCCTCATGAGCTGTTCCAGCTGCGGCACAGCGACCCCGAGAGTGACTTCTACAA GGGTGAAGGCGAGCCGGTGACAGAGTTGAGTTGGCCCTCATGCCGCCAGCTCCTGTACCAGTCGGTTGCCACGGTGTTGGCGCATGCAGGTTTCGAGTCGGCGATGGAGAGCGTGTTGGAGACCCTGACCGACCTGGTGCACGAGCATTACCTGCGTCTGACCCGGTTACTGCGCGTGGCCGTGGACCGCGAGGCCCGTCTTGGCTCCACCCCTTTTCCTGACGTGGTCGAGCAGGTCTTCCATGAGGTCGGCGTCGGCAGTGTGCTGGCTCTGCAGCGGTTCTGGCAGGTCCGCATTAAAGACTACCACAGCTACATGCTTCAG GTCAGCAAGGAGCTCTCAGACGAGTACGAGAGGTTGGTCAACCCCGAGAAAGCTCTGGAGGATTCCAAGCCACTTAAAGTCAAAGAGGAACCTGTGAATGATCTTGGCTTTGCTCTGAATGAGGACGGTGAGGGGGAGTTGACTTCAGCAGAGCAAGCAATGTCCACTGGCATGCTGGGAATCTCCAGTGACAGACTGGCTGCAGGATTGGAGGACGGACACTCGCCTCACACCTCAG GTGCAGCAGGAAATGGCTCCCCCTTGTGGCAGCTGCAGCAGGTAAAAATGGAGCCACAGGACGGTGAAGAGGGCCAGGTTTCAGGCCACGGCGTTCTCACGAGTGACGTCTTCGAGGAGGGTCCCATGTCCACCATGAGCGACGCCGGGACAGCCCCGTCTGCCGGCGGCTCGGACGCCAGCTACGGCTCTCCCTCTCCGGAGTCGCAGATCGGCACCTCGCCTTTCAACCAGCGGCCGAAGAAACGGATGCGCAAAGTGTAA